Proteins encoded together in one Dasypus novemcinctus isolate mDasNov1 chromosome 9, mDasNov1.1.hap2, whole genome shotgun sequence window:
- the GPR153 gene encoding probable G-protein coupled receptor 153, whose amino-acid sequence MSEERRLAGSAAGWLACGGLSLLANAWGILSVGAKQKKWKPLEFLLCTLAATHMLHVAVPIATYAVVQLRRQHPDYEWNEGLCKVFVSTFYTLALATCFSVTSLSYHRMWMVLWPVNYRLSNAKKQAVHTVVGIWMVSFTLSALPAVGWHDTHERFYAHGCHFIVAEIGLGFGVCFLLLVGGSVAMGVGCTAIALLRTLAARAGRQADGHAFTVPTIVVEDAQGKRRSSIDGSEPAKTSLQITGLVATIVVIYDCLVGLPMLVVSFSSLRAGASAPWMALSVLWCSVTQTLLLPVFLCACDRYRADLKAVWEKCVALMANDEDSEDETSLDGGVPPDLVLERSLDYSYPGDFVALDRMGKYELPALEGGLPQLCPLRPLQEDKMQYLQVPPTRRFSHDDADVWAAVPLPAFLPRWGSGEDLAALAQLVLPAGPDRRRGSLLAFAEDAPPFRPRRRSAESLLSLRPPGLDGGPRRAPDAPLGSPGSPRRHPGPGARSASASLLPDAFALTAFEREPQALRRPPAPPAPFPRAGPRTPDGAERGGPRAAPGGGGALRSPGPRRATLAPGGPLRRGLSASWGEPGGLRAAGGGGSTSSFLSSPSESSGYVTLHSDSLGSAS is encoded by the exons ATGAGTGAGGAGCGGCGGCTGGCCGGCAGCGCGGCGGGCTGGCTGGCGTGCGGGGGCCTGTCCCTGCTGGCCAACGCCTGGGGCATCCTCAGCGTCGGCGCCAAGCAGAAGAAGTGGAAGCCGCTGGAGTTCCTGCTGTGCACACTCGCGGCCACCCACATGCTCCACGTGGCGGTGCCCATCGCCACCTACGCCGTGGTGCAGCTGCGGCGGCAGCACCCAGACTACGAGTGGAACGAGGGCCTCTGCAAGGTCTTCGTGTCCACCTTCTACACCCTGGCCCTGGCCACCTGCTTCTCCGTCACCTCCCTCTCCTACCACCGCATGTGGATGGTCCTCTGGCCCGTCAACTACCG GCTGAGCAACGCCAAGAAGCAGGCGGTGCACACGGTCGTGGGCATCTGGATGGTGTCCTTCACCCTGTCGGCCCTGCCCGCCGTCGGCTGGCACGACACCCACGAGCGCTTCTACGCCCACGGCTGCCACTTCATCGTGGCCGAGATCGGCCTCGGCTTCGGCGTCTGCTTCCTGCTGCTGGTGGGCGGCAGCGTAGCCATGGGCGTGGGCTGCACGGCCATCGCCCTGCTCCGGACGCTGGCCGCGCGGGCAGGGCGCCAGGCGGACGGCCACGCCTTCACCGTGCCCACCATCGTGGTGGAAGACGCGCAGGGCAAGCGCCGCTCCTCCATCGACGGCTCCGAGCCGGCCAAAACCTCGCTGCAGATCACCGGCCTCGTGGCCACAATCGTGGTCATCTACGACTGCCTCGTGGGCCTCCCCATGCTG GTGGTGAGCTTCAGCAGCCTGCGGGCCGGCGCCTCGGCGCCCTGGATGGCGCTGAGCGTGCTGTGGTGCTCCGTCACCCAGACGCTGCTGCTGCCCGTCTTCCTCTGCGCCTGCGACCGCTACCGCGCCGACCTCAAGGCCGTCTGGGAGAAGTGTGTGGCCCTCATGGCCAATGACGAGGACTCGGAGGACG AGACCAGCCTAGACGGCGGCGTCCCCCCCGACCTGGTGTTGGAGCGCTCCCTCGACTACAGCTACCCAGGCGACTTCGTGGCGCTGGACAGGATGGGCAAATACGAGCTCCCTGCCCTGGAGGGGGGCCTCCCACAGCTCTGCCCGCTGCGGCCCCTGCAGGAGGACAAAATGCAGTACCTGCAG GTGCCGCCCACGCGGCGCTTCTCGCACGACGACGCGGACGTGTGGGCGGCCGTCCCGCTGCCCGCCTTCCTGCCCCGCTGGGGCTCCGGCGAGGACCTGGCCGCCCTGGCGCAGCTCGTGCTGCCCGCCGGGCCCGACCGGCGCCGCGGGAGCCTGCTGGCCTTCGCCGAGGACGCGCCCCCGTTCCGCCCGCGCCGCCGCTCGGCCGAGAGCCTGCTGTCGCTGCGCCCCCCGGGCCTGGACGGCGGCCCGCGCCGCGCGCCCGACGCGCCCCTCGGCAGCCCGGGCAGCCCGCGCCGCCACCCCGGGCCCGGCGCCCGCTCCGCCTCGGCCTCGCTGCTGCCCGACGCCTTCGCCCTCACCGCCTTCGAGCGCGAGCCGCAGGCCCTGCGCCgcccgcccgcgccgcccgcgccctTCCCGCGCGCCGGCCCCCGCACCCCCGACGGCGCGGAGCGCGGCGGGCCACGGGCGGCCCCTGGCGGCGGCGGCGCGCTGCGGAGCCCCGGGCCGCGGAGGGCCACGTTGGCGCCCGGTGGGCCCCTGCGCCGGGGCCTGAGCGCGTCGTGGGGCGAGCCCGGGGGCCTgcgcgcggcgggcggcggcggcagcaCCAGCAGCTTCCTGAGCTCGCCGTCCGAGTCCTCGGGCTACGTCACGCTGCACTCCGACTCGCTGGGCTCGGCGTCCTAG
- the HES3 gene encoding transcription factor HES-3, with protein MEKKRRARINVSLEQLKSLLEKHYSHQIRKRKLEKADILELSVKYMRSLQNSVQGLWPVPSGAEYPSGFRGCLPGRSQLLRRGEEGGGGGGLRCPLVPERAAGSTTDSAGPGSEKPARRGSCGPAVWAAAPAPAAGGPRSPPPRLLLPGGPPRPTTSVPPPQPASRCRAEGPGPGQRVWRPW; from the exons ATGGAGAAGAAGCGCCGCGCGCGCATCAACGTGTCCCTGGAGCAGCTCAAGTCACTCCTGGAGAAGCACTACTCGCACCAG ATCCGGAAACGCAAGCTGGAGAAGGCGGACATCCTGGAGCTGAGCGTCAAGTACATGCGAAGCCTTCAGAACTCGGTGCAAG ggcTCTGGCCGGTCCCCAGCGGCGCCGAGTACCCGTCGGGTTTCCGCGGCTGCTTGCCGGGCCGGAGCCAGCTCCTGCGGCGCGGCGAggagggcggcggcggcggcggcctgcGCTGCCCCCTGGTGCCGGAGCGCGCGGCTGGCAGCACCACGGACAGCGCCGGGCCCGGTTCCGAGAAGCCTGCGCGGCGCGGCTCCTGCGGCCCCGCCGTCTGGGCTGCGGCTCCGGCTCCGGCCGCTGGAGGCCCGCGGTCCCCGCCGCCTCGGCTGCTCCTCCCCGGCGGTCCCCCTCGCCCGACCACCAGTGTCCCGCCGCCGCAACCCGCTTCGCGCTGCCGCGCCGAGGGCCCGGGGCCGGGCCAGCGCGTGTGGCGGCCCTGGTGA
- the ICMT gene encoding protein-S-isoprenylcysteine O-methyltransferase produces the protein MAGSAARAPPGSEARLSLAAFLLGASVLALPLLTRAGLQARAGLALYVAGLNALLLLLYRPPRYQIAIRACFLGFVFGCGVLLSLSQSSWSHFGWYMCSLSLFHYSEYLVTAVNNPKSLSLDSFLLNHSLEYTVAALSSWIEFTLENIFWPELKQITWLSAAGLLMVVFGECLRKAAMFTAGSNFNHVVQNEKSDTHTLVTSGVYAWFRHPSYVGWFYWSIGTQVMLCNPVCGVGYALTVWRFFRDRTEEEEISLIHFFGEEYLEYKKRVPTGLPFIKGVKVEL, from the exons ATGGCGGGCAGCGCGGCGCGGGCTCCGCCGGGCTCCGAGGCGCGCCTCAGCCTCGCCGCCTTCCTGCTGGGCGCCTCGGTGCTCGCGCTGCCGCTGCTCACGCGCGCCGGCCTGCAGGCCCGCGCGGGGCTGGCGCTCTACGTGGCGGGGCTCAacgcgctgctgctgctgctctacCGGCCGCCGCGCTACCAG ATAGCCATTCGCGCCTGTTTCCTGGGCTTCGTCTTCGGCTGTGGTGTGCTGCTAAGTCTTAGCCAGTCTTCTTGGAGTCACTTTGGCTG gTACATGTGCTCCCTGTCATTATTCCACTATTCTGAATACTTAGTGACAGCAGTCAATAACCCCAAGAGTCTGTCCTTGGATTCCTTTCTCTTGAATCACAGTCTGGAGTACACTGTAGCTGCCCTATCTTCTTGGATCGAGTTTACACTTGAAAATATCTTCTGGCCAG AGCTGAAGCAGATCACCTGGCTCAGCGCCGCCGGCCTGCTGATGGTGGTCTTCGGGGAGTGCCTGAGGAAGGCCGCCATGTTTACCGCCGGTTCCAACTTCAACCACGTGGTGCAGAATGAAAAGTCGGACACTCACACCCTGGTGACGAGCGGAGTGTATGCTTGGTTCCGGCACCCTTCCTACGTCGGGTGGTTTTACTGGAGTATCGGAACCCAG GTGATGCTTTGCAACCCCGTCTGTGGCGTCGGCTACGCCCTGACCGTCTGGCGATTCTTCCGCGACCGAACAGAAGAGGAAGAAATCTCGCTCATTCACTTTTTCGGAGAGGAGTACCTGGAGTATAAAAAGCGGGTGCCCACGGGGCTGCCCTTCATAAAGGGGGTCAAGGTGGAGCTCTGA